Genomic DNA from Electrophorus electricus isolate fEleEle1 chromosome 23, fEleEle1.pri, whole genome shotgun sequence:
TCTTACACAGACCTGTCAAGTTCAACCCCAGCTGCAAGTGGAGACAACGAAGCGAACGCAGGTCGGCCCTACACTCATGGCAATGTCACGGAAAGAGACAACACAATGATCCACAACCCATTGTATCCAGTGACAGACGGCTCCTACAGTGCCTACGGGATTCTGTTTCTGGCCCTGGTGGTGTTCACCGTGGGGATTGTGGGTAACTTGGCGGTTATGTGCATTGTGTGGCACAACTACTTCATGAGGAGCGCCTGGAACTACATCCTGGCCAGCCTGGCCTTTTGGGACTTCTTGGTGCTGTGCTGCTGCCTGCCTGTGGTGGTCTTTAACCAACTCACCAACAGACGGCTGTTGGGGGATTTCTCTTGCAGGGTTGTACCTTACATGGAGGTGAGTCTCAGGCCAAACTCAAAGATTttctcaaacaaaacatcaaaagctATTACAAGCTATTGGTCaagcatttatatataaaacatccTCTATATGTGACGCGTCCAAAACTTGCCTTTCACTGGGACGGGACAACGCATACATAGAAACATAATGCTAAGAATAAAAAGTACATATTATTGGtcagaaatgtaattaacatTACAGCATTTATGGGGAAATATATGAAGTGATAGATTTAGATTAATGTTACtgataatacattaaaatatttaatggaTATTCAAATGCTACTATTACAAGCCCTTACATCCCTCTTTACACCTCATTTTAAGGGAAGACACAAGGCCTAAGAAAGGAAGGTAAGATGATAACCGCTCTGAAACATTTCTACAACTGTGCAGGTGACATCATTAGGTGTGACGTCTTTCAGTCTATGTGCACTGGGCATCGACCGCTTCCATGCCGCCACAAGCTCTCTCCCAAAGGCCCGACGGGTGGAGCGCTGCCAGTCTGTTCTGGCCAAGGTGGCTGTGGTGTGGATCGGGTCCATGCTGCTGGCGGCCCCTGAGCTTCTCCTGTGGCAGCTGCACCAAACCAAATCACCATCCCTGGGCATCCAGGTAGACACCTGCATCATGAGTCCGTACCCTAacctgccagagtccatctacTCCCTGGTCATCAACTACCATGATGCCCGCATGTGGTGGTACTTCGGCTGTTACTTCTGCCTGCCCATGGTCTTCACTTTGCTCTGCCAGATGGCCACCTGTCACGTCTCCGGCGGCAGTGGGAGCGCTCCCAAGCGGCCCGAGGAGCGCTCCCCGTCCAAAAAGCAGAAGCTCCAACACGCCCAGCAGCTGGAGCGGCAGCTGAACTGCACTGTCATGGCCCTGGCCGTGGTATACGGCGTGTGCGCGCTGCCCGAGAATGTGTGCAACCTCACACTGGCATATGCGCCTGTACATGCGCCCGAGAACGTGCTGACTCTCCTAGCCCTGATAAATCAGTTCTTCCTGTTCTTGAAGTCATGCATGACGCCAGTgctgctcctgtgtctgtgtaagacATTGGGCCAGGCATTCAtggactgctgctgctgctgttgtgagGAATGCCAGCCCAGTGGCTCATCCTCTTCCCAAAATGTCTCTGAAGGCAAACACAATGGCTCAAGCGAGACGTCCACCTCCGTTTTCTTCGACAAAGCCAAGGACAGCACCACCATCTTGTCTATTGGCAGCTGAGTCAGCTGACCTTGCTCCTAAGTGATGAGGTCACATGATCATCCAGAATTGTTCCTCGCATCCATCTTGTTCATCTCTTTGTGTGATATGGACATCTACTGAGCTCTTAGGTGGGGCTAGAAGTTGTCCCTTTGCTGCCTTGAGGTTTCTCTTGTAATGAACTAAAGTCCCAGTATGGGTATAGGATAAACATAAGAGATAAACTACAAGAAGATCCCAATTCAAACACTTCTAGTTTATAGTTTAACTAATCAAAACATATGTGCCATTGTGCCATAACAGTGATATTATTGTAATGTCATCTCAAGCCTCTTTGGACTTTTAGCACGTGACCCAGTCACATACATTCACTTTCATTGAATACAGTTCTGtaaaaatttttatttttttttattaatagttGTATGGGTATTATATATTTAGTAATAAAAACGTTCTACATATCAAAACAGCAgagaataaattacataatAGATCATTTGCTTAAATAAGAATACCTTTTAAGACACTCATTTAGTTGTGAAATTGTGTGACAAATAGTGCATGTTactaattttaatacatttgggGGGGTTTTGAGTTGTTTGAAAATAACTATTGTGCAAGTTTgcatactttattattatttaatattgtatATGCACTGAACTGTTTTATTGGAATGTAAATAAACTGAAGCTTTGAAAGCAAAATACTAAAATTGAATCTATGTTTAACGTCACCTTCAttgttttagacatttttgtTCAAATCAAACTTTATATTTCTATTGGTGTAcataaaagattttttttaaattaaatcttaaaGTATGAACAATCACATAGCGCAATCTGTGACTGGCATGAGTTTGTTGTAAATCTTTGTGTGTCCATCAGCGCCTGGTGGCATGAGTTTGTTATAAATCTTTGTGTGTCCATCAGCGCTTGGGTGATTTCTTCTCACCCATAAGGTTCTCATTGTTCTGAAAAGAAGATGGAGGCTTCTACTGTGAATATCAATGTCCAGACTCCAGCTGAGTTGCCAAGATACCATACAAACATTCACGTGGATTTCAGATTAGCCAAGAGCGAACACAGAAAGCTTCAGTTTTCCCACCTTGCTTAGATGTTGTAAGAACCAAAGAGTTTGTCTGTTAATCACTAAGTTTTTATACTTTTCGTGCTTGATCATTAAACCAAATGTAAGCGTGTATTAGTTTTAGTGATTAATGCAATGTTGTGTAAgaaaacattaatgttttttttctcctcaacACTCAATGCGCTCAATGCAAATCTGCACATGAGAAAGGTTTAGATAGATGTTATTACCTACATTCTTGTGTAATTGTGCAGATAAGTACTCTTAAGCGTTGTCTCTACACTATGTGTTGTATATGAAGTTTTCGCTTCTCATTATAGCAATCTAAAACTAGTGAAAATACAGCTTGAGGTTAGACCTGGTCTTGGTGGGCTACCTCTCCAGCTTAAAGACACCCAAAGCAGAAAGGAGGAAGTGGTGAAAGTatttgtgcgtgcgcgcaccAAGTCTCGTCTTCAGACTAGGCTCAATGAGCGAGGACTAATATGACCTGGATGTCTCTCACTTCCACACAGagcactgtctctcctcactttGTTAAAGAgacaatgtttgttttgtggcgTTCTAAGAGTGCAGTTTGGGAAAGCAACTCTTTAGCAAC
This window encodes:
- the gpr37l1b gene encoding G-protein coupled receptor 37-like 1, which translates into the protein MEMGAFRLIYLVALVVLLGICASASMIREKRSSQGHQKDNQELASKRRILGNAGHTDPIQDNWQTDMRLKKMFPEEQTVDDFTGSVYSPLEDYESNLSTPMSYTDLSSSTPAASGDNEANAGRPYTHGNVTERDNTMIHNPLYPVTDGSYSAYGILFLALVVFTVGIVGNLAVMCIVWHNYFMRSAWNYILASLAFWDFLVLCCCLPVVVFNQLTNRRLLGDFSCRVVPYMEVTSLGVTSFSLCALGIDRFHAATSSLPKARRVERCQSVLAKVAVVWIGSMLLAAPELLLWQLHQTKSPSLGIQVDTCIMSPYPNLPESIYSLVINYHDARMWWYFGCYFCLPMVFTLLCQMATCHVSGGSGSAPKRPEERSPSKKQKLQHAQQLERQLNCTVMALAVVYGVCALPENVCNLTLAYAPVHAPENVLTLLALINQFFLFLKSCMTPVLLLCLCKTLGQAFMDCCCCCCEECQPSGSSSSQNVSEGKHNGSSETSTSVFFDKAKDSTTILSIGS